The window TTACAAAATCGGTATACGTTCTTTGTACATATTTCAAGGTGATATTAGCTTAGGTAGACAGTACTGCCCGAGCCCTGTAGGCTAtaccctttttctttgcttttattTGGGAGCCCATGGAGAAAAACTGGCGTCTGCAAGAGCAAGATGTTTTCTGTGCTACAAATTTAGATGCAGTTACGTTGTTTGACCAAAGATCAAAAGAATCAGGCTTGCTTAACTCGCCAACTTTATTTTAAGTGTCGGGTTATCCAGAAATAAGTTTTAGTCAATAATCTTCTCCCCTGTTGAGAATATGTTCCAGACCACAGTTCCAGCAATGTAGAGTGCTACTGAGACCTCAAAAACATCATCCCAGGATCCTGCCATTAGTTGACATGTCAGCCGCAGAAAAGTTATCATATCCAATTTCTACGACTAGACTGTTAAATCAACGTTATTCTTCAAATTGCATAAATTAGTAAGACAAACCATGTTGCAAGATGTAGCCTGTTGCTGCTGTCCCGAAGACTCCAGCTAAAACCCCAGCAGTGTTTGAAAGACCAAGAAGAACACCCTGCAAAAAAAACACCAAAATGATTCTTTAGAAGCCAGGGTGATTCGTAGAAGAATACACGAGAATTTTTTAGGACTACCATAACGCCTTCAAAAGGAATGCATCTGAAAATGTTCATGTTACTTACAGCATAGCGAGGGCCAATATCTTGATGGTTGGAATACAAGCCAGACTGTGAAAATGCATCAGTTCCCTAATTGATAGAGAGTGGTATTAAAAAATTGTCATTCTTGATTTGATGACATAATGTATCACTTAAATGTACAAGAGAGAAATGCCAATATGTCATTGGTGACGTTTGGTTAAATGTCTGGAATAATTATGAATATGTATTTGATAGTAAGGTGAAATGAGAATGGAAATGAAATCCATCTAGTTATATGAGTTGGGTTGTTTTTCATAAATCTagaaattattctaaaattatcATTTCCAAACTCAAAATCCAAATaatatcttttactatcattctatTTTCTCATTCTCAAACCCATTTAGTTATAAGATTTATACTACCATTTAAATATAAAAGAAATTCTCCAAAACCGCTCATGTTTCAACCCTAATACAAATAGTAAAATGCAAAATTCGGGCTTAGATAACCTTATCATGAGAAGTAATATTGGGTTGTCATATTGTGCTTATTAAAGGCTCAAATCCTTTTTATTTCCACTTTACACGATTTGAATGAAAATAAAATCAAGAagttaaatgaaattaaatttcttATTAGATTCTACTTTCTTCCAAATAAACAAGAGAACataatttcctttttcttaaaaCCAAGGTAAGAGTAACATGATGGAAGAACTTTGATGCCTTAAGTCAATATCAGACTAATGCAAAGTTTGTCTACAGCTATTAAAGGTTGTGAATTTTTTGCCTAATGAGAACATTTAATGTgtatagaattttctagaatcTAATATTTGCTGACGAGAACAATGATCTTCATAAAAGAGAGACAGAAAAAGAGAAACTTCGGTTTCTGAATTGCATGCAGCCATCTGTTTCAGACATATAAAGACCTCAATACAGCTGATCACTTAAAACTTTGAACAGCTCAAGATCGATACATAGGTGTTGGCCAGATTGAGACAAGGGAAATAAGAGAAGTAAAGTGTGAGAGAGGTTTAGTTGTAAACTTTTCTGCTTGTTCATTCGTTTACTTTCCCTGATTTTTAACTTGGCATTCCCAGTACTAACTAAACATGGATTCCCAACACAGTCGATTGTAATACTCTGTCATAATTTCAAAACTTCACCCAAATAAATGGGATAAAGACTTAACTAGTTAACACACAACAAACTCAATCTGATCAAGACTGGCACAGTGCATCTTGGTTGGTTGGGATGTGTGACATTGCTCCCCTCCCTATTGAGCTACTTGTCAACCAGCACCATTGAGAGAGGATTACATTGACCTGCTAAGCACGCCGTGTTAAGGTATGGTTGTTGGGATCTCATTGCAGGCTTATTGGATGACTGCAATCAGAGCACATGACAGGGTCACTCAAGGCTCATTGATTTGACTATTGGGTGACCAAAAGCCCAACCCTCTGATAACACATAAATGCATAAGACCGATTCAAAGGGTGGGAAGAAGGGAAGGGAAGGAGAAACAAAAGGATGCGTTGTTTTGAGCTATAGACATTTTTCATTATAGTATTCATTTGTGAAATATATTATTGCGGGATCCCTAATTCTACAACTTGAAACTTACTCCACCACAGTACACCTGGACTCCTAGTCCTTTCTACTCAGAACATGGGCTCCCCGCTCCACCATTAGTACAATACTCCGGCCAGTTACTAGAACTCAACCCTCCACATCTCCGTTACCATAAATTAACGACACATAACTCCACAAACTTGACCTGATTAAACGATAGGGAAGTTTTCATTCAGTACCCTACGTGAATCTTTTTCAAAGTCCACATGATTTCAAAATTAATGAAATATAACAGTTTTTCGTATTCCTTGATGACAATTTGACCAACTCACTAACACAACCACCCCATAAAGTGAAACAAACTGTCACGTACACCATTATTTCTACTGAGATCACAAGTTGCTAATAAAATGCAACAATGACAAATGCTTAATCCTTACCATACATGCAACTAAATTTCACTTTTCAATCCAGCAGGACAGATGGGGCACATGATATACAACCTTTCTTATGGGCTTAAAAATTTACATCAACTAGATATGCAAAAATTATATTCTCTTTTCCCATCTTAAATGGATAGACTGATTCAATCAAGAAATAAATTACAAGCATACGGACAAACAAAGCAAAATATCATGCTGAGGAGATTCTTGCAATAGAACCAAATAAGCTTGTTTGAGTGATAGACTCATACTGACCAAACTTCAGAATATTATCATTTGTCAGAATTATACCTGACTGCACACCATGCATAATACTGCCATTTCAGGAGAATGTACATGACTTAATTGAGTCAAGAAGAAAGCCGGACCAAGGAACCCAATTGACTGCATGATCTGGTTGGAATGAAACATGAACATAAACATCCACAATTGCTTAATAGAACAGACAGAATAATTTCGTCACCAAAAGATGACCATGATCAAATACAAGTCGAGAAGGTACATAAATTTACTTCTTTCTTAAAAAATTATCAGATAAGATATTGATAAATAACACAGAACAGATCTTTCTGTCATGAGAAAATGGTGCTACTTTCCTGGAAGATTTCACAGTATATAGATGCAGAGGAATGATACTTACTTTGCGAACAGTAGTCACTGACATGCCTCTACTGACAAGCGTATCTGCAATCCATCCACCAAAATTTGCAGAAACTGCCATTGTAAGCCATGGAAGAATGCAAAATAGACCAGAATCTGTGAGGTTGAACTTCAAAACCTAATCAAGGAAGATTGAAAACAATTTCATCAATATCTTTCTAAATTATGGAAATTTTGAATGTGAAaggaaacttaaaaaaataaaattactgtGAAACTTCATAAGGTAATAGGTAATTGGAAACATAGTATTCAAGTTACAACTAAAACATCAGAAAGTTAAGGGCAAACATATGCATTCAACCTGATTGTAGTATGTTGGCATCCATGTAAGAAGAATAAATGTTCCCCAGTTGTGGCAGAAGTGGGACACTATAAGAGCCCAAACAGGTGGCTTTGACAAGATTAATCTCCATGGTATAGTTTTTACAGGTTCTTTAAGCACACTGCCACTAATGATAAGCTTCTTTTCATCATGCCTGATTTCAGGATCTTCAACAGGAGAACTATATGCCTGTTATACACATGACAACAGAAGTTAATAAACTTTCAATGAACACGCTGATTGTACTTTGACAGATAAACATATTGCACAAAAGGTGCAAatctaaaaggaaaaaaaaatcatatatagaAATGTTGCATGATGCACCTTAGTTAGCCATACTGTAAGCCAAACACTGCCAAGAGAACCGAATGAGTAGAAGACAGAAGGCCAGCCAAAGTTATGTATCAACAAAGGTGAGAAGGCCAAGCCAGTTACTGAACCAAGGTACATGCCACTATATACCAGAGCTAAAGACCTGCTTCTCTCTGCTACCGGTATCCACTTCGAAAGAATATTATTCATAGCAGGCATGGCAACCCCCTGACAAAGACATATTGTCCCAACTTAGGCAGTAGGAAGTTAAACAAGTTACCAATCGGTTAGGAGAGATACACAGCAGTAAAAATGATCTTTTTCCTTGAGGAAACCACAAATGGGAATTATGGAGCTGTCCTATTTAGTGGTGTTTGAATCTTACCTCACCAATCCCCATTAAAACACGTACGATGAGAAGGAAAGGCAACCCAACCTTTGCTGCGACTGGTGTAAGAGCTGTAGCAATAGACCACCAAACAACTCCAAATCCTAATACAAGTTTACCACCAACCATGTCGGCCCATATACCTCCTGCAATCTACATGGACCAAATCACATAATAAAAACAAATATAAATCTTTCACTAACAAACTAACCTACTAGAAGAATGGAAAGTATTCAAATTCAACAACAATACATCATAAATGATACTCATGCTCATTTATTTGTAGAAAGTATCAACTAAATACTGAATGTATTAAGTATGAGATTACAAATTGTACTCATGCAGTGCATAGCTTGAAACTCAATAATCCTTTGAGCCATATGGCGGCCATTCTATGCAATTTCAAGTAGCATCTCCGGTACATCAAATAGCATTAAAAATTGCTTTACAAAGTGTAACTATAAGTAAGAAATGGAAACATCAAGATCTTCCTGCCTTTTTATGTCAAGAACAATGGAGCTCAAAGGCACTATAACTGTGTTTCACCTTAAGCTAACACAAATAGACCTATATCTATTTTATGGTTGATACTATATTTATCTAAGTCAATTTTTACCTATTATTGTTTATACTCTAGTTTTTGCTATCCATCCAACTAAAATATTAAACATGAAAACAGAAAAAATAACAGCTTCTATTCCTTATGTTGCAAGAGCAATATAGATCAAGCAAACCATTACATTATATAAGAAACTTAAAACTGCAACAAAATAATGTGCTAAGATGATGCTCTCAAATTTGTAGCTGCACATGACTATTAAGACAATGCATATGGAATTGACAAACCTGGGTCAGCAAGTAGCCCCAGAAAAATGATGACTGAATCAACCCCACAGTTGAAGGATTCCAGTTGAATTCTGCAGACATGGGCAGGATCGCAATGCTCATATTTACCTGTTGAATGGTAGCAAATCATTAATTTTCAGTAATTCTATAGTCAACTACAAaggtcttttttttttgttaaagctCTAAGCAATCAATTAAAATATAGGTGCTGGTCCTTGAATTTGAGAAGAGCAAAAGTGAGGGAAAATGTTGCTTAAAACTCCTATTTCTTGATTCTATTCATCTAAGGCCAGTTCATCTAATAAATTACTTATCATAAAGTGGGTTCCAGAAACAGCAAACAAGCATCTCCCTGTGAAGTTTACTATAATGTGATTTCTTAATCGTTGATAGCATACATACTATGGCATACCAAAGAAAATTCTGATAATGTCAATAATCGAGATTTATTTTCACTTGTCAAAAGTTGGAAAGTTGCTAGCACAACTTTATCATATATCACACGACCATAGGGACATTTTATAacatttaaatatctccacattGATTTGGACTTAAATTTGGCAAGCGACTTAAGATAATGAAGTTAATGACCAAATTTGTTGCATCTGAAGGTGGAGCCACCACTTGCCCTTAGATTGTATGACTAGGAATGAATTTGGAGAATTGGGTTTGAAAAGGACATCAAGATGGGGGAAGTTGATATCTGAATCATCCACATGGAAAATTGTAGGTGAATAGAGAAATTGTATAAATAAGATAACTTATACatactatatatataatatgtatGTATATAATTCTCACTAGCTAATGCACACAACCTTTGTCACCACTCAGCACATTTCCATTATAGACATATCAATTACTACCTCAGCTCCAATTCAAGCTTTTTCTTAATCGGATAGCTTGTTCAGATATGCCTTCTGACGTTGCAACTACTACACAATGACATTGATTCCACGACTGTAACCACATGATAATATAGCTACACCAAGTAAGCACTAGAATAGAAAGCATAAAAAATAAGAAAGGACATTTACGGAGAAGAAATGGACTCACACGGTCCATGTTGCAGAGCAAGAACGCCGAGAAGCAAAGAATCA is drawn from Zingiber officinale cultivar Zhangliang chromosome 1B, Zo_v1.1, whole genome shotgun sequence and contains these coding sequences:
- the LOC122051571 gene encoding probable anion transporter 1, chloroplastic, with the protein product MPSTGVCLLPLTSSIPEKLLPHRKSSCSRFARRKREPSLRGSLSPLGCPQHCRSRFIFRLRVRALGGGSEVKPETVNAPESISKSIRFPDVVQRELVSIALPLEREDEEEEEEEGMGWLGSKGTGLESFPKRWVIVILCFSAFLLCNMDRVNMSIAILPMSAEFNWNPSTVGLIQSSFFWGYLLTQIAGGIWADMVGGKLVLGFGVVWWSIATALTPVAAKVGLPFLLIVRVLMGIGEGVAMPAMNNILSKWIPVAERSRSLALVYSGMYLGSVTGLAFSPLLIHNFGWPSVFYSFGSLGSVWLTVWLTKAYSSPVEDPEIRHDEKKLIISGSVLKEPVKTIPWRLILSKPPVWALIVSHFCHNWGTFILLTWMPTYYNQVLKFNLTDSGLFCILPWLTMAVSANFGGWIADTLVSRGMSVTTVRKIMQSIGFLGPAFFLTQLSHVHSPEMAVLCMVCSQGTDAFSQSGLYSNHQDIGPRYAGVLLGLSNTAGVLAGVFGTAATGYILQHGSWDDVFEVSVALYIAGTVVWNIFSTGEKIID